ATTTTTTGTAAAGCTGAAAAAAGGAAATGCCCATTTACAAGCCGATGAAATGCAGGGACAAGAAGACTCACTTCCGGCCGGCAGAATTGTGGTGCCCGAGCCTACTATTTCCGATTCGCTTGCGGAAGATGAAAGCACCGGGGAAGAAAAACCAAGGATATTAATTGTTGAAGACAATTTTGAACTGCGGAAATTTATTAAGGATAGCCTAAAGGCAAAATACAAAATTGTATTGGCCGATAATGGTAAAGAAGGTATTGACAAAGCCAGGGAGCTAAATCCTGATCTCATTGTCAGCGATATTATGATGCCGGTAATGTCGGGCTTTGAATTATGCGAAACCATAAAATCCGACAAAAATATTAGTCACATTCCCATCATTCTTTTAACTGCCCGATCAACAGCCGAAAACCGAATAAAAGGTTACCAGCTTGGTGCCGATGCCTATATCTCAAAACCCTTTCAGATGGATGTACTTGAAGTGCGTATTCAGAACCTGATTGATAGCAGAAACCAACTTCGCGACAAGTTAAGAACCACTATAAATGTTGAACCATCGGAGGTAACCACCACCCGAATGGATGAGAAATTCCTGAAAAAAATGTTGGATACCATCGAAGCGAATATTTCCGACCCTCAGTTTAAAGTCAGTCAGTTGGCAGCCGAGTGTGGAATGTCGCAAATTAGCCTCAATAAAAAAATTAAAGGACTAACCGGCCAAACCCCAAAAGTATTTATCCGAAGCATTCGCTTAAAACGGGCGGCCCAACTTTTATCTACCCAAAAATACTCTATCTCAGAGATTGCTTTCGAGGTGGGATTTCTTGATATAAAGTACTTTAGATCTTGTTTTACAGAAGAATTCGGGATGTTGCCATCCGAGTTCGTAAAACAAAATTCCGATCAGGAGTAAAAAATTCCCGCTAAATTTTGCAATAAATTCCCCTCTGCTCAAAAAAAGTCCCCCTTGTGTCTCCAATTCTTTTTCCTCCTTATTCTTGCTTTACCGGTACTTTTGTTTCGTAAGTAATTGAACAAACGGTAGACGAAAACCTATGCGACTACCGAAATGAACTAAAATTTATCATTTATGAAAAGAACAGTTAATTGTTTTTGCAAGAAATTGCTTCTAACAGTTCTAACGGTTTTGTCGTTTTGGGCTATTGCTCAGGCGCAAAACATTACAGTTACAGGAACTGTTACCGGCGATGACGGTGAACCCATTCCGGGAGCCAACATTGTAGTAAAAGGTACCACAATTGGTACAATCTCTGGTGCCTCGGGCGATTATTCTATTGAAGCACCAGCTAACGGAACCTTAACCTATTCATTTATCGGTTATGAAGCGCAGGAAATTGCGATCGAGGGAAAATCGAAAATTGATGTGGAAATGCAACTTAGCTCAATTGGTATTGAAGAAGTTGTTGCCATTGGTTATGGTACAGTACGTAAAAAAGAAGTAACCGGTGCGGTTGCCCAGGTATCTTCAGATGTGCTTCAACAAAGTGCAACATCCGATTTGGGTACCGCTTTGCAGGGCCAAATTGCAGGGGTAAGCGTTCAGGCCAGCTCGGGTTCTCCGGGTGCTTCATCAAACATTCAAATTCGTGGTTTAAGCTCGGTAACTGGTACCAATGCTCCGCTTTTTGTAGTTGATGGTATTCCATACGATGGAGATCCGAAATTAAGTAACAGCGAGATTGAAACCATTGATGTATTAAAAGATGCTGCTTCGGCTGCTATTTATGGTACACGTGGTTCGGGTGGTGTTATTCTTATTACCACCAAACAAGGTAAAGCCGGAACCATGAAAGTGGGCATTGATAGTTACTACGGTATTCAGGATATTACATCAGGAACACCAATTTTAAACTTCGAAGAAACTTTCTTCGCACGTTTTATTTGGGCCAACAACCTTAATGGTACCCATTACGATAATACGTGGTCAGCACTCGAGTCAAACCGGTACCAGTTTACAAATAGTACCGATTTAGAAGAAGTGTTGGTTGTTGACAATGCTGCTATCCAAAATCACAGTATTAACATTTCGGGTGGTAAAGCAGGTTTAACTTATAATGTAGTTGCCAACTACTTTAGCCAGGATGGATCGATTATTAATTCGGGTTACGAGCGTTTTAACGTGCGTGCAAATACCAACTACGTAAAAGACAAATGGACGTTTAAAACAAGCCTTGGTTTTTATGTGGAGGAAAAAGAATCGGAACCGTGGCAGTTGCTGCTCGAGGCCTATAAATACAAGCCTTATCAAACAGCTGTTGACCCTGATGCCGAAACCATTCAGGATGGTGGTAACAAAGGAAGTAACGAAGCGGTTGGTATGAGTAACCTGATGGCGAAACTAAAACAAACCGATGTTCGCGATGGCGACCAGTTTAACGGTAGTTTACAAGCCGAATACCAGTTGCATAAAAATGTAAAAGTAACATCGCGTGTTGGTGCAAGTTATAATAACAACACAAGAGTTAGAATTAACCCATTGTTTAAAGCTTACGATAACGAAGGCGATTTAATTCCGATGCAGGTTCGCTCGGGAGTTTATAACTACAGCGACCGTTCGCATAAATTTACATGGGAAAACACGATTAATTTTGATAAAAAATTTGGTGCACACCGTGTTCGTGCCTTGGGAGTATTCTCAACTGAATCGTATAGCTTTACTTCATTTTTTGCACAGAAATTTGATTTATTAAGCAACGACATTACCGTTCTTAATGGTGCCACTTTAGATCCAAATGCCGGCTCGGGTACTGGATGGGGCCAGGATAAAACAAACAGCCTGGTTGGTATTCTCGGACGTTTACAATACGACTACAAAGGCCGCTACCTTTTAAGTGTTAGTGCACGTCGCGATGGATCTTCCCGTTTTTCTGAAAAATACCGCTGGGGAACTTTCCCTTCTGTTTCTGCAGGATGGAACGTGTCAGATGAAGCCTGGTGGTCGGGTATTAAAAATACGGTAAACGGATTTAAAATTAGAGCAAGTTATGGTACAACAGGTAACCAAAACTTCCTCGATTACAGTAATGCATCGGGTATTACACTTGAAAAAGACTATGTTTTTGGTCCGGAAGAAGCTGATCGTTTAGTATTGGGAGCAATACAAACAGCTTTCTCCAACAAAAACGTGAAATGGGAAACAACCGTTCAGCGAAATATTGGTTTCGATATGGCATTTTTTAATAACAAACTCACCTTTACCGGAGACTTTTATAACACCGATAAAGAAGACATGTTATTCCCATTGTTGGTGCCCCCTTCAACCGGTGCCGGACAAAATGCAACTGTTATTCTTAACGTGGGTAACATGAACAATAAAGGTTACGAGTTTGCAGCCAACTACCGCCACAATGGTAAAGTTTCGTGGTATGCAGGTTTAACCTACTCGAAAAACGTAAATGAAATTACCAAAATGAGTGGCTCGAACAAAATTGCCTACATGCAAAGCGGAACTGTAGTGGATGGTGTTCCAAACTCTGACCGTGTTACCGTAATTACTGAAGGTTACGAAGCTGGAGCTTTCTTTGTTATGGAGACCAATGGTATTGTAAGAAGCGAAGCCGACTTGCTTAAATACCAGGAGCTTGTTCCTACTGCTAAATTGGGTGATTTGCGTTACGTTGACCAAAACAAAGATGGTTTGCTTACCGACGACGACCGAATTTATGCCGGAAGTGGTGCTCCTGAATTTGAAATGGGTTTAAACCTTGGTGCAGATTATAAAGGTGTTGACTTATCAATGCAGTGGTACGGATCGTTCGGTAACGAAATTATTAATGGTACTGAAATTTACACCTACATGCACGGTACCCACAAAGATATGCTTTACCAGTGGACTACTCAGAACGTAAATTCTGATATACCTGCCAACCGTGGCCGCGACCATTGGAACTACCGTGGTTATACCGATTATTGGATTGAAGATGGCTCTTTTATTCGTTTGCGTAACGTAACGCTGGGTTATACGGTTCCTAATAAAATTATCAGGAAAGCCGGACTCGAAAGATTACGTATTTATGTAGCTGCTCAAAATCCAATTACCATTACCGATTATAAAGGTTTCGACCCAGAAGTTGGTAACGACGGATTATCATCGCGTGGTATTGATAAAGGTAACTATCCGATCAGCCGTCAGTGGAGAGCTGGTGTTCAATTCGATTTCTAAAAATTTAAATGAATTAAACGATGAAGAAATTAATAATAAAATATATGGCAATCGGGTTGATTCTATTTACAGCCTTTGCCTGCGAGGATTTCCTTACGGAAACAAATCCGAACATGATGTCGACCGACAGTTTCTGGAAAACGTTGGACGACACTGAGATGGGACTTAATGCGGTGTACAACTCGTTTAAAAACGGTAGTGTAATGCGTACCAACGACGAGTATAACCGAAGCGACATGACCTGGCCGGGTTGGGGACGCCCCAACACCACCAATTCGTATTACCTGCAAACGTTTACCAATGCTTCAGACGGTCCCAACAGTAAATGGGATGCTTTATACAAAGGTATTTTCCGTGCAAACCAGGTAATTGAAGCCTTAACCGCTTTAGAAGGAACAGGAGTTGACGAAGAACGTTGGACAGAACAAATGGGACAAGCTAAATTTTTCCGTGGTCTGTTTTATTTTTACCTGCACAGTTCGTTTAATAACGGTAGTGTATTAATTTACGACTTTGTTCCTCAGGATGAGGCTGATTTCTACCAGTCTGTACGCCCGGCTGATGAGGTACGTGCTTTCTTTACTGCCGATTTGGAATATGCCCACCAAAACCTTCCCGGAAAATGGGAGGCCAGAGATTTGGGTAGAGTAACAGCAGGTTCGGCTGCAGCAGTGCTTGGCAAAAGCTACCTGTATGCCGAAGAATATGCCAAGGCAGCAGAATACTTTAAAGATGTAATTGAAAACCCTGATTATGGTTATGCTTTAGCAGATCATATCGGCGATAACTTTACCACTCAAAACGAGTTAAACAGTGAATCGATTTTAGAAATTGTTTACTCGTTAAACTATAAAGCTGAAGAGTCGGTTTGGGCAGAAGAGAACACTTCCTCTACCTTAAACTTCACCGTTAGCCCGGTTGGCGGCTGGCGTTCAATGTATCCAAGTTGCTGGTTAATTATGGCTTACAAAAACGATGCAATGGATGTAAACGATCCGCGTAACTACGTTACCGACGAGGATGGTAATTCGCGCCTGCGTACCTACAATTTACGTACTTCCTATTCAATTGCTTTGGTTGACGATGTTGATATGGACTATTATGGTGTAATTACTGCCGAAGGAACTGCTTTCAATAACTCTGAAACTGCTTACTGGCGTAAACATAGTAACTGGGATATTTGCGAAAACGAAAAAGATATCTCGCAGGCTACGCCACGTTCGGGTGTAAACTACCGTGTTATTCGTTTAGCCGATGTTTATTTAATGTACGCCGAAGCCTTAATTCAAGGTGGCTCGGGAGGTAATGTTGAAGAAGCTTTGAAATATGTAAACCGTGTTCGTCATCGTTCGGCACTGCAATTATTAGGAATGGACGGTACAGGTGAATTCCCAGGTGCTGATCACGACGATGTAACCTACGATGCACAAAGTTTAATGCACCACCTAATGTATGTTGAGCGTCCGTTGGAACTTTCTGCCGAAGGTCATGCAATACGCACAATTGATATGCGTCGTTGGGGAATTACTCATCAGCGTTTTCAGGAATTATCTCAAATTCGCTATTACCGAGAAAACTATCAGTTTATTAATTCTGAAGGTAAGAGTGTTACCCGCTGGGGTTCTGTTCTTTTCGAAGGAGAGAAAGATGCCAATGACCTTATTGACTACCAGCAGGCTGCACAAAACTATAACGAAGCGGCGCATGCCTATTGGCCAATACCAAATAGTGAAACAACCACTAATCCTGAAATTAACTAAAAAATGAAGATTATGAAGATCAAAAATATATTGCTCCTGGCTGTGGCCTTTCTTGTGGTCTTTACTGCTTGTCAGGACGACGAATACGAAATGCCAAATGATATGGCAGGTATTGGTTGGTACACCAGTGCATTCCGTAACGAACAAATTATGATCGGGATAAATGACTTCGTATCATTTTCCGATGTTTCTCAAAATGCGGTATCGCATACCTGGACAATTCCAGAAGGATCATTCCTGCTCGAAGGTCCTATTTCAAGCACCGATTCGGTTTTGGAAGATTTTATTAACCCGGATGCCGGACTGGAAACAACCGATCTTACTATTCACGTACTGTTTACCAAAGGTGGATTGCAACCGGTACGTTTGTACAATACCTTTGATAAAAAGGTAACTTTTTTTGGCCGCGACACGCTTGAGGCTAAAAAAGAAGGCGATTTATGGGTTATCGATACCACTTTTATGGTAGATGTTTTCGATACTATTGTTCCATCTGTTCTAATTCGCCAGGAAGGCGTTGAAGTACCCGTTAATGAAGATACAATTTATGTGGAAGCAGGAGGTACGCTGGAATTTGTTGATGTATCAACTGTTGGCAGGGCAAATAGCTGGGAATGGCGTGTTGCTGGTGAAATGAGTACCGACTCGGCTGCAACCATCGTTTTCAAAAAACTGGGTGTTTTCGAGGCTACTTTAAACATCAGCCGCCAGGGCGAAAGTTTGCCGGGCGATTATCAGTTCTACCGCATTCCTAACCCAATTAAGGTGATTCCATCAAGCAAACCTTGGGAATTGGCGGGTTATATTGTGGAGTTGGAAGACGAAACCATACAGTTACCATTTAATGGCGAATTCCTGCCATTTATGAATAAGAACGATTTCTTTGTGGTAAAAGTAAATGGCGAGGCTTTCCCAATTTCTTCAGTAACTATTGATGCAAACGATGCAACATTGCTTAATATTAAGCTTGTTGATCCAATTTATCGTCCTGATGTAATAACAGTAAGTATATTGGATGGAAGCGGCATCAATTCTACCGATTATCGCTCCCTTACTCCTGTTGAAGATG
Above is a genomic segment from uncultured Draconibacterium sp. containing:
- a CDS encoding TonB-dependent receptor; protein product: MKRTVNCFCKKLLLTVLTVLSFWAIAQAQNITVTGTVTGDDGEPIPGANIVVKGTTIGTISGASGDYSIEAPANGTLTYSFIGYEAQEIAIEGKSKIDVEMQLSSIGIEEVVAIGYGTVRKKEVTGAVAQVSSDVLQQSATSDLGTALQGQIAGVSVQASSGSPGASSNIQIRGLSSVTGTNAPLFVVDGIPYDGDPKLSNSEIETIDVLKDAASAAIYGTRGSGGVILITTKQGKAGTMKVGIDSYYGIQDITSGTPILNFEETFFARFIWANNLNGTHYDNTWSALESNRYQFTNSTDLEEVLVVDNAAIQNHSINISGGKAGLTYNVVANYFSQDGSIINSGYERFNVRANTNYVKDKWTFKTSLGFYVEEKESEPWQLLLEAYKYKPYQTAVDPDAETIQDGGNKGSNEAVGMSNLMAKLKQTDVRDGDQFNGSLQAEYQLHKNVKVTSRVGASYNNNTRVRINPLFKAYDNEGDLIPMQVRSGVYNYSDRSHKFTWENTINFDKKFGAHRVRALGVFSTESYSFTSFFAQKFDLLSNDITVLNGATLDPNAGSGTGWGQDKTNSLVGILGRLQYDYKGRYLLSVSARRDGSSRFSEKYRWGTFPSVSAGWNVSDEAWWSGIKNTVNGFKIRASYGTTGNQNFLDYSNASGITLEKDYVFGPEEADRLVLGAIQTAFSNKNVKWETTVQRNIGFDMAFFNNKLTFTGDFYNTDKEDMLFPLLVPPSTGAGQNATVILNVGNMNNKGYEFAANYRHNGKVSWYAGLTYSKNVNEITKMSGSNKIAYMQSGTVVDGVPNSDRVTVITEGYEAGAFFVMETNGIVRSEADLLKYQELVPTAKLGDLRYVDQNKDGLLTDDDRIYAGSGAPEFEMGLNLGADYKGVDLSMQWYGSFGNEIINGTEIYTYMHGTHKDMLYQWTTQNVNSDIPANRGRDHWNYRGYTDYWIEDGSFIRLRNVTLGYTVPNKIIRKAGLERLRIYVAAQNPITITDYKGFDPEVGNDGLSSRGIDKGNYPISRQWRAGVQFDF
- a CDS encoding RagB/SusD family nutrient uptake outer membrane protein — protein: MKKLIIKYMAIGLILFTAFACEDFLTETNPNMMSTDSFWKTLDDTEMGLNAVYNSFKNGSVMRTNDEYNRSDMTWPGWGRPNTTNSYYLQTFTNASDGPNSKWDALYKGIFRANQVIEALTALEGTGVDEERWTEQMGQAKFFRGLFYFYLHSSFNNGSVLIYDFVPQDEADFYQSVRPADEVRAFFTADLEYAHQNLPGKWEARDLGRVTAGSAAAVLGKSYLYAEEYAKAAEYFKDVIENPDYGYALADHIGDNFTTQNELNSESILEIVYSLNYKAEESVWAEENTSSTLNFTVSPVGGWRSMYPSCWLIMAYKNDAMDVNDPRNYVTDEDGNSRLRTYNLRTSYSIALVDDVDMDYYGVITAEGTAFNNSETAYWRKHSNWDICENEKDISQATPRSGVNYRVIRLADVYLMYAEALIQGGSGGNVEEALKYVNRVRHRSALQLLGMDGTGEFPGADHDDVTYDAQSLMHHLMYVERPLELSAEGHAIRTIDMRRWGITHQRFQELSQIRYYRENYQFINSEGKSVTRWGSVLFEGEKDANDLIDYQQAAQNYNEAAHAYWPIPNSETTTNPEIN